From the Jilunia laotingensis genome, the window TGCCTCAAAAAGGGATCAGTTATGTAGGTACCGTCAATATTAATCTTGCCGACATGTTCAATCTATAGGCAATAACAACAAAGAAATACTAAAAAAGCAATGAAAAAGAAAACACTCATCATCGGTGGCTGCCTCGTGCTACTCCTGTTAGGAGGAATAGGGGTATGGAATAAATTGTGCAGCACGACAAAAGTGGCTTTCATAAATTTCCAAACCCTGCAAATGGGAAGTTTATCGAAAGCGAATGATAACTCTTTTATCAAATTGAGCGAACTCAGTCCCGAAGAATTCGATCGGCTGACAGATTACGATATGGTATTTGTCAACGGCATGGGATTACGGATCGTTGAAGAACAACGGATGCAATTACAACAGGCTGCAGACAAAGGTATTCCCATATATACCAGTATGGCTACCAACCCTGCCAACAATATATGCAATCTAGATTCCACCCGACAAAAACAAATACGCGCTTATCTCAGTAATGGGGGAAAACGCAACTACCGCAGCTTATTGTCGTATATCCGTAAAGAAATCGACGGCAAACTGATCTCCTCTCCCGAACCGGAAAAGGTAATAGAAAAAGCATCGGACATTTTATATCATGCCGGAGTGAAAAACCCAGAAGAAGAAATGGAATTCGTAACGGTATCTGAATACGAAAAGTTTCTCCATGAAAATGGATTGTACAAAGAAGGCGCACACAAGATCGTAGTGACAGGTCAGATGGCGGATGCAACCGATCTGATTGCGGCACTCGAAAAAACAGGTTACACGGTTTATCCGGTTTCATCCATGCGTCGTTTCCAAACATTTCTGGAAGAGATCAACCCCGATGCCGTGATCAACATGGCACATGGGCGTTTAGGTGATCAAGTAGTAGACTATCTGACAGCCAAAAACATTCTTCTGTTCTCCCCACTTACTATCAACAGTCTGGTAGAAGAGTGGGAAAATGATCCGATGGGCATGAACGGAGGCTTCTTGTCCCAAAGTGTAGTGACACCCGAAATAGATGGAGCCATACGCCCCTTTGCACTCTTCGCCCAATATACAGACAACGAAGGGATAAGACATTCGTTCGCCATACCCGAAAGGTTGGAAACCTTCGTGAAAACTGTAGATAATTACCTCTCCCTAAAAGAGAAACCGAATAGCGAAAAACGAGTAGCCATCTACTACTATAAAGGAGCAGGTCAAAACGCACTGACGGCAGGAGGAATGGAAGTAGCCCCCTCACTCTTCAACTTATTGACACGCCTAAAACAAGAAGGCTATAAAGTAGAGGGATTGCCCGCAAACAGCAAAGAGCTTGAACGGATGATCCAAGCCCAGGGAGCGGTATTCGGTGCTTATGCCGAGGGAGCATTCAGTGAATTCATGAAGACAGGGAAACCGGCACTTATCAGTAAAGAAGAGTATGAGACATGGATCAAACAAAGCCTTCGCCCCGAAAAATATGCCGAAGTAGTAGCGGCAAACGGAGAATTTCCGGGAGAATACATGACTACTCCCGATGGAAAACTAGGTGTTGCCCACGTACAATTCGGCAATGTAGTGCTTTTGCCACAGAATGCAGCCGGTAAAGGGGACAATTCATTTAAAGTAGTACATGGCACGAATGCCGCACCCCCTCACACCTATATAGCTTCTTACCTTTGGATGCAACATGGATTTAAAGCAGACGCATTGATTCACTTCGGTACACACGGAAGTCTGGAATTTACTCCTAAAAAGCAGGTAGCTCTATGTAGCAACGACTGGCCCGACCGTCTGGTAGGTACGGTACCTCATTTCTACATCTATTCTATCGGTAACGTGGGAGAAGCAATGATGGCGAAACGACGTTCCTATGCGACGCTGCAATCGTACCTTACCCCGCCATTCATGGAAAGCAGTGTACGTGGAATCTATCGTGAGTTGAACGAGAAAATTAAAATATACAATAATAAATTAGGGAATTGCAATTGCAATGATCCTGAACATGCGACCCCAAAAGACACGCGAACAACAGAAGACTTGCAGCGTGCATCCCTCGCTGTAAAGGCAGCAACGGTCAAATTAGGTATTCATCGTGAACTTGGTCTTGACAGCCTGTTAAACGTTCCGTACACGGAAGAGGATATATTACGTATCGAAAACTTCGCGGAAGAACTCGCCACTGAAAAAATAACCGGACAATTATACACAATGGGCGTTCCCTATGAAGCCGAACGTATCACTTCATCCCTCTATGCCATGGCTACCGAACCGATAGCTTACAGCCTTTTGGCACTTGACAAGTTACGGGGAAAGGCAGATGAACGAACCCGGAAACATCGTACCCTATTTACACAGCAGTATCTCAATCCGGCACATGAACTGGTGACACGAGTCATAGCTAACCCATCCATTGTCTCCAATGAGTTAATATGCCGCACAGCCGGAATTACTCCTCAAGAGCTGGAAACTGCCCATGCCATAGATGCAGAGCGCAATGCCCCCAAAGGAATGATGGCGATGATGATGGCTGGCGGCAAAGGTTCAAGCAAGATGAATGCTTCTAGGGGAAAGAATAAAAAGGAATACAGCAAAGAGGAGGTGGAAAAAGCACTTGCTATTCTGGAAGTGGAACGTACCGTAAAGAATGTGGGAAACTACAAAAACGAGTTACAAATGAGTCCTGAAAAAGAGTTGAGAAGCATTATAAATTCTTTAAATGGCGGATACACGATACCCTCACCGGGTGGCGATCCGATAGCCAATCCGAATACTCTGCCTACCGGACGCAATTTATATGCCATCAATGCCGAAGCTACCCCTTCGGAATCAGCTTGGGAGAAAGGCATCCAACTTGCCAACCAGACCATCAACGAATACCGTCGCCGTCACAACGACTCCATACCGCGCAAAGTGAGCTATACCCTTTGGTCAAG encodes:
- a CDS encoding cobaltochelatase subunit CobN, giving the protein MKKKTLIIGGCLVLLLLGGIGVWNKLCSTTKVAFINFQTLQMGSLSKANDNSFIKLSELSPEEFDRLTDYDMVFVNGMGLRIVEEQRMQLQQAADKGIPIYTSMATNPANNICNLDSTRQKQIRAYLSNGGKRNYRSLLSYIRKEIDGKLISSPEPEKVIEKASDILYHAGVKNPEEEMEFVTVSEYEKFLHENGLYKEGAHKIVVTGQMADATDLIAALEKTGYTVYPVSSMRRFQTFLEEINPDAVINMAHGRLGDQVVDYLTAKNILLFSPLTINSLVEEWENDPMGMNGGFLSQSVVTPEIDGAIRPFALFAQYTDNEGIRHSFAIPERLETFVKTVDNYLSLKEKPNSEKRVAIYYYKGAGQNALTAGGMEVAPSLFNLLTRLKQEGYKVEGLPANSKELERMIQAQGAVFGAYAEGAFSEFMKTGKPALISKEEYETWIKQSLRPEKYAEVVAANGEFPGEYMTTPDGKLGVAHVQFGNVVLLPQNAAGKGDNSFKVVHGTNAAPPHTYIASYLWMQHGFKADALIHFGTHGSLEFTPKKQVALCSNDWPDRLVGTVPHFYIYSIGNVGEAMMAKRRSYATLQSYLTPPFMESSVRGIYRELNEKIKIYNNKLGNCNCNDPEHATPKDTRTTEDLQRASLAVKAATVKLGIHRELGLDSLLNVPYTEEDILRIENFAEELATEKITGQLYTMGVPYEAERITSSLYAMATEPIAYSLLALDKLRGKADERTRKHRTLFTQQYLNPAHELVTRVIANPSIVSNELICRTAGITPQELETAHAIDAERNAPKGMMAMMMAGGKGSSKMNASRGKNKKEYSKEEVEKALAILEVERTVKNVGNYKNELQMSPEKELRSIINSLNGGYTIPSPGGDPIANPNTLPTGRNLYAINAEATPSESAWEKGIQLANQTINEYRRRHNDSIPRKVSYTLWSSEFIETGGATIAQVLYMLGVEPIRDAFGRVSDLRLIPSAELGRPRIDVVVQTSGQLRDLAASRLFLINRAVEMAANAKGDNYENLVAASVVEAERTLTDKGLSPKDAREMSTFRVFGGVNGGYGTGIQGMVQAGDRWENESEIADVYLNNMGAYYGNEKNWEAFRQFAFEAALTRTDVVIQPRQSNTWGALSLDHVYEFMGGMNLAVRNVTGKDPDAYFSDYRNRNNMRVQELKESIGIESRTTILNPAYIKEKMKGESSSASGFAEIVTNTYGWNVMKPAVIDKELWEDIYDVYVNDRFQLGVKEYFEKQNPAALEEMSAVMLETIRKGMWKASEAQITELTKLHTELVNKYRPSCSGFVCDNAKLREFIASKADAPTASQYKKNIATIREAQVDGDNKGVVMKKEEMNQPTEGQTNTLSNIAVGVAVVLVVLALVIFIRRRKKI